From the Gallaecimonas kandeliae genome, one window contains:
- a CDS encoding IS3 family transposase → MATFPGGGTAQRYRFIQRHQGQISVKALCARLKVSRSGYYDWLKRQPSQRQQQDQALLVDVRRLFAQAKSRYSSPKIHRALRLEGIRVGVKRVVRLMREAGLKARVERVYRRMNKRRAELKVLPNHRLDMAKPSGANQQWSSDVTYIRFGRRHVFLAVIVDLWSRKIVGWALHETLNAELTTVALYKALKQRKPKPELILHTDRGVEFRAKAMQKWLTKYGIRHSMNRPGQCTDNAEVESFFKTLKAELIHDSHFGTVDSLRQQVGHYIQHFYNKVRLHSSLDYVSPIQYEQAA, encoded by the coding sequence GTAAAGGCACTGTGCGCCAGGCTGAAGGTGTCGCGCAGCGGCTACTACGACTGGCTCAAACGCCAACCGAGCCAACGCCAGCAGCAGGACCAGGCCTTACTGGTCGATGTCCGCCGCCTGTTTGCGCAGGCCAAGTCACGCTATAGCAGCCCTAAAATCCATCGCGCCCTGCGCCTGGAAGGCATCCGAGTTGGCGTAAAACGGGTGGTGAGGTTGATGCGTGAAGCTGGCCTCAAGGCCCGTGTTGAACGGGTTTACCGGCGCATGAATAAGCGCCGTGCCGAGCTGAAAGTGCTGCCCAATCATCGTCTGGACATGGCCAAGCCAAGTGGCGCCAACCAGCAATGGTCCAGCGACGTCACCTACATCCGCTTTGGCCGTCGGCATGTGTTTCTGGCCGTAATAGTGGACCTGTGGTCACGGAAAATCGTCGGCTGGGCACTGCATGAAACCCTCAATGCCGAACTGACCACAGTGGCGCTCTACAAAGCGTTAAAGCAGCGCAAGCCCAAACCAGAGCTGATATTGCACACCGACCGAGGCGTGGAGTTCCGGGCCAAAGCCATGCAGAAATGGCTGACGAAATACGGCATACGCCACAGCATGAATCGCCCAGGGCAATGTACGGATAATGCGGAAGTGGAGTCGTTCTTCAAGACGCTAAAAGCCGAACTGATCCACGACAGCCACTTCGGTACTGTCGATTCACTACGCCAGCAGGTTGGCCATTACATCCAGCATTTTTACAACAAGGTGCGGCTGCACAGTAGCCTCGATTACGTATCGCCGATACAGTACGAGCAAGCCGCTTAA
- a CDS encoding SseB family protein: protein MIRRIQYIVYIILIFGVGEAMAQEESRIDVNQAVENPALVSAMDRVAREGSDEAKDELLKQLLQANYLAAMFTDGLKVSSDDGNQQTIEKGSTFGVLSAESAGKNYLVLFTDWKALGQYTDQKVSGWILPSRDVWSFALQGNTYDGVVINPAHNALPLERPMLEYLSHHASQLP from the coding sequence ATGATCCGAAGAATTCAATATATTGTTTACATCATACTTATATTTGGGGTTGGCGAAGCGATGGCTCAGGAAGAATCAAGAATCGACGTAAATCAAGCGGTTGAAAATCCAGCTTTAGTTTCTGCGATGGATCGTGTCGCTCGCGAAGGTTCAGATGAAGCCAAAGATGAACTTCTAAAACAGCTTTTGCAGGCAAATTACCTAGCTGCAATGTTTACTGATGGCCTAAAGGTATCGTCCGATGACGGAAATCAGCAAACAATAGAAAAAGGCAGCACCTTTGGAGTTTTATCTGCCGAGAGCGCAGGTAAAAATTACTTGGTTTTATTCACAGATTGGAAGGCTTTAGGTCAATACACAGATCAAAAAGTCTCCGGGTGGATATTACCCAGCAGAGATGTATGGTCATTCGCGCTTCAGGGCAATACATATGATGGCGTTGTAATTAACCCTGCACATAATGCGCTTCCACTAGAGCGCCCAATGCTCGAGTATCTATCACATCATGCAAGCCAGCTACCCTAA